Proteins found in one Miscanthus floridulus cultivar M001 chromosome 4, ASM1932011v1, whole genome shotgun sequence genomic segment:
- the LOC136550912 gene encoding uncharacterized protein, translated as MAAACARALRPLLSRCSTECRRGASPCPSSSTAAASFSSLSRAVTSPSTPASRSRRLLPAQRAAAAARVLAQTRSLASEDARGGVGGREATTDDEEGAQEWAVEWEDSEDDGYEPEIGDGGDGGGVALRGVEWGERALVAAEEVLADHFGDDVALFAFKVSPKGYVYVRLDKLTNVYGCPDIEEIENFNRLYKQKLDEIIERGEISLDLALEASSPGAERLLKVPEDLDRFKDMAMRVQYLAEGDNDLMSKQNLLKDGIFLRESVDIQAEHCVWKLADVKENRAEAGKGRPLNRKQKDWRLQTSFTAVKKVTLYLDSN; from the exons ATGGCGGCAGCTTGCGCACGGGCGCTCCGCCCGCTGCTCTCAAGGTGCTCGACGGAATGCCGCCGCGGCGCTTCCCCTTGCCCCTCCTCCTCGACCGCCGCCGCCTCGTTCTCCAGCCTCAGCCGTGCGGTCACATCTCCCTCCACACCCGCCTCTCGCTCCCGGCGCCTCCTACCCGCGCAGCGCGCGGCGGCTGCGGCGCGCGTGCTGGCGCAGACGCGCTCCCTGGCGAGCGAGGACGCGCGGGGCGGCGTCGGCGGGCGCGAGGCAACGACGGACGACGAGGAGGGGGCGCAGGAGTGGGCGGTGGAGTGGGAGGACAGCGAGGACGACGGCTACGAGCCCGAG ATCGGCGACGGCGGGGACGGCGGCGGGGTCGCGCTACGGGGCGTCGAGTGGGGCGAGCGTGCCCTCGTGGCGGCCGAGGAGGTTCTTGCGGACCATTTTGGGGATGACGTCGCCTTGTTCGCCTTCAAGGTGTCGCCGAAGGGATACGTCTACGTGCGCCTCGACAAGCTGACCAACGT GTATGGGTGCCCTGATATTGAGGAAATAGAGAATTTCAATAGGCTCTACAAGCAGAAGTTGGATGAGATTATTGAAAGAGGTGAAATATCCCTGGACCTGGCACTTGAG GCATCATCACCAGGGGCAGAGAGGCTTCTGAAGGTGCCCGAGGATTTGGACCGCTTCAAGGACATGGCTATGAGGGTGCAATACCTTGCTGAAGGCGATAATGACCTTATGTCGAAGCAGAACCTGCTGAAGGATGGCATCTTCTTGCGCGAGTCCGTTGATATTCAGGCTGAGCACTGTGTCTGGAAGCTGGCAGATGTCAAGGAAAACCGAGCAGAAGCTGGGAAAGGAAGGCCGCTGAACAGGAAGCAGAAAGACTGGAGGCTCCAGACTTCCTTCACAGCAGTGAAGAAGGTGACCTTGTACTTGGACTCAAACTAG